The genomic DNA TGTATAAGAATAGTACCGCAGACAAAGGAGTGTATAGTAGAAAGACTGGGAAAATATAACGGAACTTTGCATGCAGGATTTAATACAATAGCACCGTTTATTGACAGAGTTGCAAGAGTGGTATCTACAAAGGAGCAGGTAGTGGACTTTCCGCCGCAGCCGGTTATTACAAAGGATAATGTAACTATGCAGATTGATACAGTAATTTATTTTCAGATAACTGATTCAAAGCAGTATACATACGGGGTAGAAAGACCGATGTCAGCAATAGAGAATCTTACTGCTACTACATTAAGAAATATAATCGGGGAAATGGAGCTTGATGAAACTCTGACTTCAAGAGATATTATTAATACAAAAATGAGAACAGAGCTTGATGTGGCAACGGATCCTTGGGGAATAAAAGTAAACAGAGTAGAGCTTAAGAATATATTGCCGCCGGAAGATATCAGAAATTCAATGGAAAGACAGATGAAAGCGGAAAGAGAAAAAAGGGAAATAATCCTGAAAGCTGAAGCGGATAAAGAATCTGTGGTTTTAAGAGCAAATGCTGTAAAAGAGCAGAAAATAAGAGAGGCCGAAGGGGAAAAAGAAGCAGCTATCCTGAGAGCAGAAGCTGTAAAAGAGCAAAAGATAAGAGAAGCCGAAGGGGAAGCGGAAGCTATCCTTGCAGTACAAAGAGCAAATGCCGAGGCTATAAGACTATTGAAAGAGGCAGCACCTACAAGCGAAATATTATCACTGAAAGGAATGGAAACATTCGAAAAAGTAGCAGATGGAAGAGCCACTAAGATAATAATACCAAGCAATTATCAGAATCTTGCCAGTATGATAACTACTTTCGCAGAGTTAAATGAAAAATCTACAGATGGAACAGAGGGAGAATAAATAAAAGAAGGTCCGCCGAAAGGCGGGCTTTTTTAGTATTTTTTAAATAAAGAATTTATGAATAATATCATAAATATTCTGTCGATCCTTGATACAGAATTAAATGCCGGAGATCGACAATGCTTTGTTTTATAGCTGTCTGAATATTATTTTGTTAAAAATAAGACATGATAATGTCATGGTTTGGACAGACGAAAAAAAGTGGTCGACAGAAATGCTTATTTAAGGTATAATAAATAAAAGGTTTTTGATATGTAAGGTATTAATATAACTATCTTAGAATGTAAATGAATAGGAATAGAAAAATAAAAATCTTGTATAGCTTGTATTAATATAACTATCTTAGAATGTAAATTAAATCTTTAGATAAAGTATCATAAGATATTTTTTTGTATTAATATAACTATCCTAGAATAAAATCCAGTTTTAAAAGAAAAATATAAATAAAAATGCACCATTTTCATTTTAGAGAAAACAGTGCATTTTTTATATTTAAAATACTAATATTTCAGGTTTTATGATAAGCATAAGTCCGAGAATAACCATAAGAATTCCGCCGAACAGATTCATGAGCTTTGAATATTTACCAGTAGAGGCTATCTTGTTTATACTGAATAAAGCCAGTGCAAATACTACAAAATCATCAATCATATACCCTATAATATAAATAAGATTATAAACCTGTCTGCTGAGAAAAGAAACTGTATTCATCTCGAGAATCTTGGTATAAGTCTGTGGTATACCAATAGAACAGGCAAATTCTATTACATTTACCGACAGGGCAAGAGTAATGATACCTAAACCTGTAAGTATAGTGAACGGCTTATGAGCCAGATCCTGAATTTTTCCGGAAATTTTTGCCTTCTTCTCAAAATCGCCTACTTCACAGGCTATTTCATTACGGTTCTTAATATAACTCTTTATAAATAAAATACCGCCAATAATACCTATTAATCCTACAAGAGGTGTAATAACCCTGTTTAGTCCGATAAAATCCCATGTGAATATCCATATATTTAATATCAGGTAATACATAACAGCCTCAGCAAGGATAAAGAGACCTGCTACAAGGAACATTTTTTTCTTATCACCTATAGCTATAAGTGCAGTGAGAAATAAAATCAGAACCCACATTGCACAGGGATTAAATCCGTCAATAGTTCCCAGAATAAAAGACATGCTTGGCAGTGAATATTTCATAACATCTACTTTTTTATTCAGAAGCGGAAGCGTGACTACATAGGATTTCTTATCGGCAACCGGTGTAATAGCACAGACCTCATCACCTTCACATGTATTTTGTGTATAACTGGTATTTATATTATCAGGGTCATAATTTTCAATAAAAACTTTTAGTCCGGGAATAGTGTCTTTGACTTTCCCTGATTCAATAAGCTCTGTAATATCTTTACCGGTAGTATCTCCCGAATCAAAACCCTGAATAATAGTTTCATTCAGATAGATAACCGGAGTCCCTTTTACCAGCTTTCCTTTTTTGGTAACTTCGTCAAAAAATTCTCTTGCGCTTTTATCTTCGTTAATATCATATTTCGTAACAGTAAAGTCATTTCTGTCTTTTGAAAGCTCTGTCAGAAATTCTTCCAGACGAACACAGTTTTTACAATCTTTACGTGTAAATATTTCAATATTAACTTTATCAGCTGAAAAACTCATTGTAAATAAAAGCAAAAACATCAGTAATATCTTTTTCATAAGCTGTATTATACTCCTTTAAAAAATTCGATTTTATCTGCTGTGAACTATCTTCATAATTTTTTCCACAGCTTCAGGGTCCAGATCCAGAATAGGATTTCTGTTTATTTTTGCGGCAGAACCTATGTGAATCTGCTGAATATTTGTTTCTTTAACAAGAATTTCCAGATTGTCAAGATTTACGCCGCCGCCGATAATAATATTCAGATCGATTGATTTAGCGTAATCAAGATATTCTTTTATTTTGGAAACATCTTTTTTCAGATCCTTTGATCCGAAGGTAGTAAGAATTCTGTTTATTTTAGGATATTTTTTCAGAGTATCCATAGCTTTTTTGTAATCAGGCACTTCTTCAAATGCTCTGTGAAATGCTACAGGTGTATTTTCAATATTTGAAAGAAGAAGCTTTAGTGCTTCTTCATCTATATTGTTATTTTCATCAAGAGCTCCGAGAACAAAGCTGTCTACACCCACAGGCTCGATAATTCGGATATCTCTTACCATTGTATCCAGATCATTTTTACTGTAGACAAAAGATTTTCCATGAGGTCTTATCATTACGACTGAAGGGATTCCAATCTCTTCTTTTATTTTTTTTATAACACCAAGGCTTGGTGTAAGCCCTTCTTCAAGCATTCCGTTTACCAGTTCGATTCTGTCAGCTCCGTATTTTTTAGCCTGAAGTGCCTGATCAAATGTGGTACTTATTATTTCTACAAGCATTAATTTCACCTCTCCTGATTAAAATAAAGGGGAATAAATAAGCTGGTCCAGAATTTTTTCGTCTAACATCCAGATACCATTTTTCTTATGTACATCAACAATGCTTTTCTCAGTATTGACATCCTTGATGTTTTTCATATTATCAGAGATTGACCGAAGAAACGAAGCCATTAACACAGGTACGTATTTATCCTGATTAGCTGTATCTTTATCAACCTGCTGAACTGTTTTTCCTGAAAATTCTTTGAAGTACTGCTCGGCACGTTTCATAAGGGCTGATTCATTGGCACCGGCATATTTGTCAATATCCGGACTTACTATAGTAATAGTTACTGAAGCAGTATTGGCATCAATATATGAAATTTCGTTTATAGTGTATCTGGTAGCTCCAAGATAGCTCTGCAGAAAAGCAGAAGCACTGGAAATAAGGATTTCCTCTTCCTTTGTACCTGTAGTCTCTGTAATGCCGAAGGCCTTTCTTATATTTGCCGCTGAATAAGTATCGGCACCAAAAGTTTCTGAAAACAGGTTTTCAATTTGTGAATTATTTAGTGCAGCTTCTGTAGTACTCATTTTAAGTTCCTTTGGAATAGTCAGTTTATATGTGCTTTCTGAAAACGAAAATGAAAATAAAAATACTGAAAATAATATTAAAAGTTTTTTCATAGTATGTACCTCCTGAATTATTATAGTTATTTTTGGTAATTTAGCCGCCGAAAAAATTTACGGCATTATTTTCAAAATTCCATACATTGCCGTTTTTTTTCATGGTATAAACAGTTTCTTCCTTGTTATAGGTTTTTATATTTTTTATTTCTTCGGAAGAAGTTTCCATATAGAGTGTAATTAGTAAAGATTCATATTTTTTCATAAGTTTGTTGTCTTTTTCCAAAGCACTGTAAGTAATTCCTGTTTTTTCAGTAAATTTTTTCTCTACCTTCTTCTCTATTTCTGCCTGTTTTTCATCGGCAGAAAGCTCGTCAAGATTCGGAATAGAAACTGCAAGGGTTAATTTTGCAGTATTGCTGTCTGTGTAATTAATTCTTTTGATTTCATATTTAGTATTGGTAAAAAGAGATTTTATGTAATTTATGAATACATCTGCTTCTTCTGCGGAACTTGAAGTCAAAAGAGGATATTCTCTCCAGATTATGCTTTTTACTTCTTCAGTAGAATACGAATTAATGTCAAAAACAGTTTTTACCCTGTTTTCTATCTCCGTGTTATTGGCCTTTAGTTCTTTTTCACTTAATTTTACATTGGCTCCCTGAGTTACAGTATAGTTTCCAAAGACTGTAAGGGAAAAAATTAAAAATATTACGGATATTAAAGTCTTTTTCATGATTCCTCCATATTTAAAAGGTTGCTTCTCATATTATAACGTATTTTGACAAAAAATAATACAATAGTTTTTTTATAACTGAAAGTTTCATTTTACAAGAATAAAAGAGACAAAAAATTTTTGAAAATAGGCTTTGACAAAAAGAAATATTTTATATAAGATATTTGTATTAGCGCCTTGTTTTATTTATATTTTGAAAAATAGAAATAAGGTTTCGATATTGGAACTTAGGCAGTTTTTTATTTTGCTCGGGCATTTTACAGCCTAAGGTCTATACTTAAAAGGCACAGGTGTTTCAATACTGTAAAAAACACCGGTCTAAAAAAATCAGGAGGAGGACGTGGCTGGAAGCAGAAAAAAAAGAAGAACAACTGTAAGAAGAAAGAAAAAGAAATTTATAAAAAAGAAATATATAACAACTATAGTATCAGTGATCGTTTTCTTAATCAGCTATTTTGGGGATAAATATAATCTCGGTCAGAAAGGGATGCCTTCTGATGATACATACAGAGTTCTAAGCGTAAGTGACGGAGACACTGTGACTATAAATGACCACGGTGAAAAAAGGAAGCTGAGACTATACGGGATTGATGCTCCTGAAAAGGATCAGGAATACGGAATGGAGTCAAGGCAGTATCTTTATGACAGGATTCAGGGAAAGGATATAAATATAGATTTTATATCAAAAGACAGATACGGGCGTGATATTTCCATTATCTATATAAACGGGGAAAATATAAATGAAACTATGGTAAAGGAAGGATATGCATGGTGGTATAAAGAATACTCCAAAAAAGATGTTCAGTACAAAATCTATGAGCAAAAAGCAAAATTCGGGGAAAAAGGACTCTGGAGTAAAAAAAATCCGGTTCCGCCGTGGGACTTCAGGAAAAAAGATAAGAAAAAAAATAAGAGCTAGATCATTGCTAAAAAGCACTTATGATGGTAAAATAATATAAAACAGATTAAATCTAAAGGAGTGGTATGAGTTATGGATAAAAATATCGAAAAATTTTATCTGGACTGGGAAGAGAGTGAAGAACAGGGAATGTCATTGACAGATAAAGTAAAGGCATATCTGGATGAATATGGAACATATGAAAGGGAAAAGCTGGTAATAGGAATGTGGGAATCAGCTTATGACAATACACCTGATAAGCTTGTAAAATATCTTACGGAAAATAAGGATAAGTTCCCTAATCTAAAGGAGCTGTACTTTGGAGATATCTCATGGGAAGAGTGTGAGGTTTCCTGGATACAGAATACTGATCTGGCACCTTTAGTTAATTCTTTTGATCTGGAGACTTTAACTGTAAAAGGCGGATGCGGTCTGAGATTCAAGGATATGAAAAGCAGTTCACTGAAAAAGCTTGAGATTATCTCAGGCGGAACTGGGAAATCTGTATTAAATGATATAATAAACGCTGAGTTGCCGTCACTCGAACATCTGGAAATATACATGGGAGTAGATAATTACGGTTTTGACGGAAGTATTCAGGATATAATTCCTTTTACAAAAAAAGAGAATTTTCCGAATTTAAAATATCTGGGATTAAAGAACAGTGACATAGAAGATGAAATATGTGAGGCTGTATTAGCAGGGGATATTCTTCCGCAGCTTGAAATACTTGATCTTTCTTATGGAACACTTGGCAATAAAGGTGTAAATATGCTTCTTGCCAATATTGATAAAATATCACATCTAAAAGAACTAAATATACATTATAATTATGCTGCCGAGGATATTCTGAAACAGCTTCAGGGCGAGCTGGAAAAGGCAGGGGTAAAATCACACTGTGATCAGGGTGAGGCTGACCTTGACGAGGATGACGACTACAGATATCCATATATAACAGAGTAAATTAATGAAAAATACTTTTTTAATAATAGGGGATAATAAGGGAAGAAGAATAAAGACATTTGCCGGCTGCCTTGAGAAGGAAGGAAATTTTCCTTATTTTATTCTTGACTGGACAGATTTGCTGGAAAATCCCGGAATTATTGAGGAATTTTTAGAAAAAAGTAATATTGTGAAAATAGAACCCCCTGAAAAAAATACTGAAATATACAGAAAATTTCTGGAATTCGGAAACGGAGCGGCTCTGCCCGGGGAGGATAAAACAGGGAAGAAAAACAGTGAGATAATAAGAGCTCCGGGAGTATGGTTTGACGGAGTAAAAAATGTATTCGGAAAAATGTCGAAAATATTTGATAATTATAAAAATACATATCTTATGTGTGATATAGAAGAGCTTTTGATTATGATGGATAAAAAGGCATCATATGAATATCTTTCAGGAGCAGAAAATAGCTTTTTTCTTCCCGAAAGAACAAAAGATTTTCAGAATTATGATGAATTTTTTGAAACTGTCAAAAATAAAACTGCAAAGTATTTTATAAAACTGAGATGCGGATCAGGCAGTACAGGGGTACTTGCTTATTCATACAATCCAAAGCTGGATGAGGAAAAAATATTTACTTCTCTGAATTATTCGGAAGAAAATGGGAGATTGGATTTTTTCAGTACTTACAGGGTAAAAACATATACTGAAAAAAAGGTTATAAGAAATATGGTAAACTGGGTTATAGAAAACGGAGCCCATATAGAAAAATGGCTTCCAAAACTTACATATAAAAAATACGGTTTTGATACAAGAGTTTTTGTAGCGGGAAAAAAGACGGAGTATATGCTGTCAAGACTCAGTACCGGCCCTATTACAAATCTTCATTTGAAAAATATGAGGAAGGAAAGCAGTGAATTTATGGAGGAAAAGCAGCTGAAACTTCTCAGTGAGGCTTCCGAAGGTGTAATGAGTGTTTTTGAAAAGTCTCTATATGCCGGAATTGATGTTCTGTTGTCGAATAATATGAAACCTTATATTATTGATGTGAATCCCTTCGGGGATCTGTTTCATAATCTTACTGACTCACCAAGAAATGTGTATTATGCGGAAATAAGAGAGGCTTTGAAAGAAGCAGCTTTGAAAAGATAAATTTAATAACTCTGAATCAAAATACAGCTGTATTTATAAAATGCTGTATTTTTGAATATTTAGGAAAAGAGGATATAAATGCAGGTAAATATGAATGAAATAGTAGGGAAAAGCGATATTCTTTTTCTTACTCTGGACACTCTCAGATATGATGTGGCAGAGCAGGAATATCTGGCGGGAAATCTTCCCAATCTTTGTGCTGACAGCGGCTGGGAAAAAAGGCACAGCCCCGGTGATTACACATATTCTTCTCATCATAGTTTTTTTGCCGGTTTTCTGCCGACGCCGTCTGAATATGTGCCGTTAAATGAAAGAGAATATTTGTTTTCCATGAAAAACAGCATGTTAAAGTATAAGAATCACAGCAATATATATTATTTTGACGCTCCGAATATTGTGAAGGCTATGGAGAAAGAAGGGTATAAGACTGTCTGTATAGGCGGGGTAATATTCTTTAATAAAAGTAATGAGCTGTGCAGCGTATTGCCTAATATGTTTGCTGAAAGCTACTGGAATCCGAAATTCGGAGTTACCAATCCAAAATCTGTGGAATATCAGGTAAAGCAGGCTTTAAAGGTTCTGAAAAGTCTTGGGAAAGATGAGAGGATATTTTTATTTTTAAATATATCAGCCATTCACGGACCGAATTATTATTATCTGGAAGAGTATAAGAACAAGATGGATGAGTATGATCCCGGAAAAAATGTTCTTGCATCAAAATATGACGGGACAGAAAGTCAGGCTGCTGCTTTAAGATATGTGGATAAATGTCTTGAGCCGCTTTTTGAATATATGAGGGAGAGAAATAAAACATTCTGTATAGCACTGTCTGATCACGGGACATGCTATGGAGAAGACGGATTTGAAGGGCATAATCTTGCACATGAAGTGGTATGGACGGTACCGTATAAACATTTTTTTCTATAAATATAATCAGGAGGGATAAAGATGGAAAAACTAAAAGAAGCAGAGAAAATAACAGGGAAAAAACTGAGAAATTTTATGACAGTTGATTTCGGACGTGAGGAGAAGACTGTTCCTGATACGTATTCCACTGTTGTGGAAAATAAAAATCTTTATGATTTTTTTGAGGATATAAAATTTGCTTTAGGCGATGATTACACAGTATTTATAGGAACAACAAATTTTCTTGCGCCGATAAATGATACTGATATAAAAAAAGGGAAAAGATACTCAGAGCTAGTGATAACAAAGAAAACAACATGGGATAATGTGCTTAGAATGGCAGAATCAGATGCAATAAATTTTGGTTTTGAGACAGAAGATCTGATAAATAAAATAAAAGAATATGATGAAAAATACGGAATAAGCATTAGTCATGCCGAAACAGACACTGTGGTTCTGGAATTCGGAAAACTTCCGGAGGATCTTGTAGAACTGACAAAGGATATATATGAATTCTGCCCTGATATAGTGGATCAGGGAACCGGGGACATAAATTCCATTGCTGAAAGTCTCGAAGGTACAAGCAGTATATTTTTATGGTGGGATTAGTTAATGAAAAATATAAATGAGACACAGATAAACCCTTATAACAGCTATATTTACTCATTCCCGCATAAAAAATCCTATAGGAATTTTGAAAAGCCTGAAAATCTTGCCGAGCTTTGGAAAAATAAGGATAAAAGCAATATATCGCTGTATATCCATATTCCTTTTTGTACTAATAAATGCGGTTACTGTAATCTTATGTCTACTACCTGTTTTTCGGCAGGAAGACTGGAACATTATGTAAATAAGCTGATTGAGGAAATCAAGTCATACGGGGAAACCGGGATATTAGGAGCAGGAAATAATAAAGCAGAATTTTCAAGTGTTATTTTAGGAGGCGGGACTCCTACTGTTCTGGATACAGGTTTAATGGAAAAGCTTCTTATGTCATTGGAACAATATCTGGATATAGACTTTGAAAATACCTTTTTTTCAATGGAAACTTCGCCAAAAACACTTTCAAATGAGTATTTCCTGCTTTTGAAAAAATATTATCTGAACAGATTAAGCATTGGAGTACAAAGTTTTTTTGATAATGAACTGAAAGCGATATACAGAAATGAGCTAAAACAGAATATAGACAGCGCTTTGAAAATATTGTTTTCTTCAGAAAACAGCATAGAAATCAGAAATCTTGATCTTATTTACGGACTTCCGGGACAGACAATGAAAAGCTGGGAGGAGTCGCTCTGCAGAGTGATAAGTCATAAACCAGAGGAAATATTTATATATCCCTTATATGTAAGGGAAAAAACCAGATTATTTGAAAATTATAAGGCAGATCATGATCTGATGGGGAAAATGTATGATAATGCCGTGAGAATTCTCAGCGAAAACGGATATATACAAACCTCCATGCGAAATTTTATATCAGAAGGAATGAAAGATAAATTATACCCGGATTATTCCTGTCAGGAAAATAAAATGCTCGGAATAGGATGCGGTGCAAGGTCATACATAGGAAATGTACATTATTCAAGGAAGTATGCAGTGGAGGATAAAAATATAAACAGTATAATAGATGATTATCTTAAGGAAGAAAATTTTGCTTTTGCTGAGTACGGATATAAATTATCAGAAGAAGAACAGAAAATAAAATATATTTTAAAATCAATATTAAAAATAACCGGATTTAATACTGAAGATTACAGAGAAAAATTTCATACTGAGCCTTTAGAGGAGTTTAGTGAGCTTGAGAAATTGATAAATGAGGGTTATCTGATCAGGGAAGGAAACAGGATTTTTCCTTCGGCAAAGGGTTTGAAGTATTCTGACTATATAGGGACATTGTTTATAACTGACGGGATAAAGAGAAAAATGGAAGAATTTACGGAGTAATTATGGAATATACAATTTATTACAGAAATTATTTAAGATACTGTAATTATAAATGCACTTACTGTCCTTTTTCAAAATATAAATTAAATAATAATGATCTGGAAAAGGATAAGATATACTTTAGAAAATTTACCGATTTTTTGAAAAAAAGTACGGATAAATTTAGAATTTTTATTGCACCTAGAGGAGAAGTACTGAATTTCGATTATTATAAATCAGGAATTCTGATGTTGGCAAATCTGGATAATATCATGGAAATTGTAGTTCAGACTAATTTAAGTGGGGAGCTGAAATGGCTGGAAAATGTTAATAAAGATAAGGTTATATTATGGACGACATATCATCCCGATGAAACCGGACTTGAAGATTTTTATAAGAATATAGAGTTTCTTGACAGGGAAAATATAAAATTTTCTGTGGGGACAGTGGGTGTTCATGAAAATTTTGATATGATTTTCAGATTAAAAGAAAAAATGAAGCTTTTGAAAAATACAAGTCCTTATTTATGGATTAATGCTTATAAGGATGAGAAAAATTATTATTCTGAAAGAGATATAAAATTATTAACAGAAGCAGATCCGTTTTTTGAAATAAATCTGAAAAATTACATATCTGGAGGGTGTGAATGTAGAACCGGTGAAAATGTATTCTGGATGGAATATAACGGAATAATACATAGATGCTGGCAGGACAGGAAAAATCTGGGGAACATATTTAAGGAAAATATTAAAGATATGAAGGTCAGTGACGGATGCCGTTATTCCAGATGCACATGTTATATTGGGTATACTAATATGAAAGAACTGAATTTAGGAATGATATATAAAAAGAGCCTGCTTGGACGAATGATATAGGGAAGCACAATAAATGCACAGCTGCTTCCTTTTTTCCTCGCAGAGTACTAAAATATTCCGGATTATTTAATAAAATGAATCGGATAATATACAAGATTTTTTGGGAGGAATGATGAGGAAAATTATTTTTCTGATATTTTTATGCTTATTTTTGGCTGTTAATGCAGATACTGAAAATGTAAAATTTATGGATAATATTAAGGAAGAAGCGAAAAAACTCGGAGCCGGTGAGATAAAAAGGTGTAAAATGATGCCTGAAAAAGAAAGGCAGCTATGGGCTGCGAACTATACAGGAAGAGCTGAGGAGTTGAATTCTGTGATAAAAATATTGGGTGAGGATGTAAAAAAAGCATATGAAGCAAAAAATAATTTTGCAGCCGAGGAAGGGAAAAAAACAATAGACCTTTTGATAAGAAGGACAGCTGTATATCTTTATTTTAACGGGATATACAGAGATAACTGCAATTCTGGAGAAATAGACGAGCTGTTTGATAATATGTTTTTTGAATAATAGTTACAAAAGGAGAGAATAAAATGAGTTTAGCAGACAGATATTTTGAAGGATTGGAAGAATTGATGACAGATGAGCAGATAGAAAAATTTGAAATAATACCGCCGGCAACAGAAGATGAAATATCAAGGCTGGAAAAATTCTATCCTGACTGCCCGGAGTCGCTTTTGGACTTATGGAGGATGAAGAGGGGAACATACCATGAAGAAATAGATGATGTATATATTTTGCTTCCTGTTTTGAGTTCTGATGTAGAGGGCGGGGAATATCCCTATTATCTAAAATCCTGTGTTCAAATATTAGAGGAAGCAGAAAAGAATTACAATAAACAAAGTATAGAGGAAATATACGGAGAAGACTGGATTAAAGAAAACAGCGAAGATTTTGACAAAAGAATAAAAATGAATATTTCACATAATAAATGGCTGAATTTTGCGGATTGTATAAATAATGGCGGAACATCACGTCTTTTTATAGACTTTGATCCGAAAGGAAAAGGGGTAAAAGGGCAGATAATACGTTATTTACATGATCCTGACAGTTATATTGTCATAGCAAACAGCTTTGATGAATATCTGGAGAACATAATAGGAGAAGAGTATCCTTTTAGTCATATATATGAGGAGTGGGATGATTGATCAAATAAAATGATTTTAAAAATATCTGGAAAAGAAATTTGTCTGGTTTTAAATATAAAATAACGGGTTGTACTAAAAATTGTACAACCCTGTTTATATAATGATAAAAAAGAGTTTCTGCTAAATATCAAATAATTCTAAAATTTCATAAGGAGCAGTGAAAATATAGTCGGCATTATTTTCTTCAAATTCTTTTCTATCTCTGAACCCCCATAAAACTCCTGCCGACCCCATACCAGCATTATGTCCTGTCAGAATATCCGTTTTGGAATCACCGATATAGAGAATTTCATCAGGATTCAGATTCATTAGTTCTGCGATTTCCAATGCGGAGTCAGGAGCCGGTTTTTTCGGAATATTATTTCTTTCACCAAAAACCCCGAAAAAATCTATGTCAGAAAAAAATTTTTCAACCAGTTTATTGGTATAATCATTTCTTTTATTTGAATTGATTCCTAGTTTTATATTATTTGCTGTAAGAACTTTTAATACTTCACAAATGC from Sebaldella termitidis ATCC 33386 includes the following:
- a CDS encoding SPFH domain-containing protein, giving the protein MGFLVLLGLVIIIFIVIFMTCIRIVPQTKECIVERLGKYNGTLHAGFNTIAPFIDRVARVVSTKEQVVDFPPQPVITKDNVTMQIDTVIYFQITDSKQYTYGVERPMSAIENLTATTLRNIIGEMELDETLTSRDIINTKMRTELDVATDPWGIKVNRVELKNILPPEDIRNSMERQMKAEREKREIILKAEADKESVVLRANAVKEQKIREAEGEKEAAILRAEAVKEQKIREAEGEAEAILAVQRANAEAIRLLKEAAPTSEILSLKGMETFEKVADGRATKIIIPSNYQNLASMITTFAELNEKSTDGTEGE
- a CDS encoding glutaredoxin, with product MKKILLMFLLLFTMSFSADKVNIEIFTRKDCKNCVRLEEFLTELSKDRNDFTVTKYDINEDKSAREFFDEVTKKGKLVKGTPVIYLNETIIQGFDSGDTTGKDITELIESGKVKDTIPGLKVFIENYDPDNINTSYTQNTCEGDEVCAITPVADKKSYVVTLPLLNKKVDVMKYSLPSMSFILGTIDGFNPCAMWVLILFLTALIAIGDKKKMFLVAGLFILAEAVMYYLILNIWIFTWDFIGLNRVITPLVGLIGIIGGILFIKSYIKNRNEIACEVGDFEKKAKISGKIQDLAHKPFTILTGLGIITLALSVNVIEFACSIGIPQTYTKILEMNTVSFLSRQVYNLIYIIGYMIDDFVVFALALFSINKIASTGKYSKLMNLFGGILMVILGLMLIIKPEILVF
- a CDS encoding copper homeostasis protein CutC, with product MLVEIISTTFDQALQAKKYGADRIELVNGMLEEGLTPSLGVIKKIKEEIGIPSVVMIRPHGKSFVYSKNDLDTMVRDIRIIEPVGVDSFVLGALDENNNIDEEALKLLLSNIENTPVAFHRAFEEVPDYKKAMDTLKKYPKINRILTTFGSKDLKKDVSKIKEYLDYAKSIDLNIIIGGGVNLDNLEILVKETNIQQIHIGSAAKINRNPILDLDPEAVEKIMKIVHSR
- a CDS encoding thermonuclease family protein; protein product: MAGSRKKRRTTVRRKKKKFIKKKYITTIVSVIVFLISYFGDKYNLGQKGMPSDDTYRVLSVSDGDTVTINDHGEKRKLRLYGIDAPEKDQEYGMESRQYLYDRIQGKDINIDFISKDRYGRDISIIYINGENINETMVKEGYAWWYKEYSKKDVQYKIYEQKAKFGEKGLWSKKNPVPPWDFRKKDKKKNKS
- a CDS encoding STM4015 family protein, with protein sequence MDKNIEKFYLDWEESEEQGMSLTDKVKAYLDEYGTYEREKLVIGMWESAYDNTPDKLVKYLTENKDKFPNLKELYFGDISWEECEVSWIQNTDLAPLVNSFDLETLTVKGGCGLRFKDMKSSSLKKLEIISGGTGKSVLNDIINAELPSLEHLEIYMGVDNYGFDGSIQDIIPFTKKENFPNLKYLGLKNSDIEDEICEAVLAGDILPQLEILDLSYGTLGNKGVNMLLANIDKISHLKELNIHYNYAAEDILKQLQGELEKAGVKSHCDQGEADLDEDDDYRYPYITE
- a CDS encoding STM4014 family protein, with protein sequence MKNTFLIIGDNKGRRIKTFAGCLEKEGNFPYFILDWTDLLENPGIIEEFLEKSNIVKIEPPEKNTEIYRKFLEFGNGAALPGEDKTGKKNSEIIRAPGVWFDGVKNVFGKMSKIFDNYKNTYLMCDIEELLIMMDKKASYEYLSGAENSFFLPERTKDFQNYDEFFETVKNKTAKYFIKLRCGSGSTGVLAYSYNPKLDEEKIFTSLNYSEENGRLDFFSTYRVKTYTEKKVIRNMVNWVIENGAHIEKWLPKLTYKKYGFDTRVFVAGKKTEYMLSRLSTGPITNLHLKNMRKESSEFMEEKQLKLLSEASEGVMSVFEKSLYAGIDVLLSNNMKPYIIDVNPFGDLFHNLTDSPRNVYYAEIREALKEAALKR
- a CDS encoding STM4013/SEN3800 family hydrolase → MQVNMNEIVGKSDILFLTLDTLRYDVAEQEYLAGNLPNLCADSGWEKRHSPGDYTYSSHHSFFAGFLPTPSEYVPLNEREYLFSMKNSMLKYKNHSNIYYFDAPNIVKAMEKEGYKTVCIGGVIFFNKSNELCSVLPNMFAESYWNPKFGVTNPKSVEYQVKQALKVLKSLGKDERIFLFLNISAIHGPNYYYLEEYKNKMDEYDPGKNVLASKYDGTESQAAALRYVDKCLEPLFEYMRERNKTFCIALSDHGTCYGEDGFEGHNLAHEVVWTVPYKHFFL
- a CDS encoding DUF4253 domain-containing protein — encoded protein: MEKLKEAEKITGKKLRNFMTVDFGREEKTVPDTYSTVVENKNLYDFFEDIKFALGDDYTVFIGTTNFLAPINDTDIKKGKRYSELVITKKTTWDNVLRMAESDAINFGFETEDLINKIKEYDEKYGISISHAETDTVVLEFGKLPEDLVELTKDIYEFCPDIVDQGTGDINSIAESLEGTSSIFLWWD